A stretch of DNA from Caldalkalibacillus uzonensis:
TCACACCCGTTCCCATGCCGAACACGGAAGTTAAGCCCTCCAGCGCCGATGGTACTTGGGGCGAGAGCCCCCGGGAGAGTAGGACGTTGCCAGGCTGGACAAACCTCGTGAGAAATTCTCGCGAGGTTTTTAGTGTAAAAAATCTTGTCTGACATTTATTTTTAGCATCAATTACCCAGGGCTCGTTGATTTATTTTAATCATATCAAAAACATTGGCAATTTTGGTATGATTAAATAAACATCTAAAAACTAAGAGGGGGATAGTTTAGTGGATTATAGGGACGAGGTGCTGTGGAATCAACTGTTTGATGTACGTCAGTATACGTTGCAAATTGTTGAAAATATAAGTGAGAGTATGATCGATATCATTCCCGCTGGACACCATAACTCCATTCGTTGGAATATTGGCCACATCATATATGATCAGGATGTTTGGTTTCATCATTTCATGAAGGATGATATGGATGTGCCTGGATATTATCGGCATTTCTTTGATTTTGGGACGAGTCCTTGCACCTGGAAGCAGGAGCCCCCTGCTTGGAGAGAGCTGGTAGAAGAACTCCGTATCCAACCACACCGTTTAAAAAAGAAATTTGCAGGCAGACTGGATGAACCCTTACAGACCACAACAGAATTAGGAATGGGCAAACTCGGTGAAGTGATTCCACGCACGTTATATCACGAATGGTATCACTTGGGGGTTATCCAGTCCATCAAGCGGTTTGCTGATAGCCGACCAGAAGATGGGGTGAAATAACCATGAGGAAGATCGAGCACATCGAGCACAGGATTAGAGCAAAGCATGATTAACATTATTAAAGAAATGGGGTATGTTTAAACACCTCTTTAATCTCTTTTAAGTAAGATTCCCTCTGCTTCAAGGGCTTGGCAAGCTTCATCTATCCGTTTGTCATCATTGGCTTCTACCGTATGCAGGTGTACACCTTCCGTCAGAGAAGAAAGCAGTTTGGCCTGGTTGTCTTGCACTTTACGCAAGAAATCATGCACATCCTTTTTTGATTCAACCATTAATGAACCCTGAATTTGGCCATAAATCGGGTGTTCAACGATCACATCAACAACTTTAACACCATGCTCCACCAAAATGGTTAACTCCCGCTCCGTTTGCTCAAATGCATGCTGACAAGCAATGACGCGCCGTTTGGGCTGAGGAGATGGGGAGCTAAGATACAAATAACCTTGGGGAGTGGCCACGATAGGTTCATTTTTCGCTTTTAAAAGTGCGATATCCTGCACAATGACTTGGCGGCTCACACCGGTTTCCTCAGCAAGAAAGGTACCAGTGAGGGGTTTTTTCTTGGATTTTAATAACTCTAACAAATAGTGGCGCCGTTTGTCTCCCAGCAATTTAGACATGTGCTTCATGGTCACCTCCAGGCATGCCTGTAAAAAGCTTTAACTGAAGATAAGTGTAAAGGGATCAATACCGGTTTGCAACCTATCTTGATCTTGGTTGTTAAGATAAAGCATGACTGCTTCTGAACGTGCGGATAATCTCTTTTATCTGCTGCAGAAAATAATGGATATCTTCACTCGTTACTCCTCGTCCCAAACTGATGCGCACGGCTTGTTTGGCTTGCTCGTCGTTATAGCCCATGGCCAGCATAACATGGGACGGGGCCCAGTAGTGAGCATGACATGCTGAGCTGGTAGAAACGGCAATACCCTTTTTGGACAGTTCCTGCATCAGGGCCTGACCCTCGATTTGCTGACACAAGAAATGAATATGGGTTGGCAAGGCTAAAGAAGCGGGAACCGTCAATTGAATGCCAGGCAGGGCTTGCAATCCTTCTCTTATTGTTGTGTTCAGTTTAACATACCGGTTCCAATCTTCTGGCTGCCGTTCATGGCTCTGTTTTAAAGCATAGGCGGTACCTATGAGACCGGGTACATTCTGTGTGCCCGAGCGCCAGCCATACTCTTGTCCCCCTCCATGGAGCAAGGGAGAAAGGCGGACGCCCCTCTGCACATACAGCCCTCCAACACCTTTCGGTCCGTAAAATTTATGGGCGGAAAAGGAGAGCAAATCCACTCCCCACTCTTCCACTTGAAAAGGAATTTTCCCCAGTGTCTGTACCGCGTCACAATGAAAGAATGGTGTTTTCGTTCCCTGTTTCAAACGTTTGGCTTTTATGAGTTGACCGATGGTGTCAATGGGTTGGAGGGTGCCCACTTCATTGTTGGCGTGCATGACGGAGACTAGAATCGTGTGCTCGGTTAACATTTGTTCCAGCTTGTACAAGTTGATTTTCCCCTGGCTGTCAACCGGAATATAACTGATGGTAAATCCTTGTTTTTCAAGAGCGGTACAGGCCGACAGAACGGAATCATGCTCAATGGCACTGACCACAATATGCCGCCCTTGTTGTTGGTACATGTGAGCAACACCCTTGAGAGCCAGATTGTTAGCTTCCGTTCCTCCGCTGGTTAAGACAACCTTCCCCTGATTAGCCCCTAATAGATGGAGAATCTCCCTTTTTGCTTGATGCACGGCTTCGTCAGCCCGGTCACCAAAGAGATGCAGACTGCTCGGATTACCAAACACATTCAAGCAATAAGGTTTCATGGCCTCCCACACGTGTGGATCTACCGGGGTCGTGGCTGCATGATCAAGATAAACATAACGTGGCATCCCTTCTAACCTCCAAATAAAAATGGGTGGTCAAAAATTAAAGTTTTGTTTTGAGTATAGGCAAGGTAAACAACATATGTCAAGACACCTGTGTTGACATATGTCAACACCCCCACTATAATGAGTCTAAATAAGACAGGATCGCTTTCATGTCATGGACACAACCTTATGTCAAAGGACGAGAAACTATGAAATCTTATCAAACGGATGTACTGGTTATAGGCAGTGGCATTGCCGGTTTGTATGCCGCTTTACAACACAGTGAATACGCCCGGGTGATGTTGGTGACCAAATCGGCTTGGCCAGAGAGTAATTCCAGCCAGGCCCAGGGCGGGATTGCGGTTGCCATAGGGGAAGGGGACTCAGCTGAAGCGCATGTGGAAGATACCCTTCGGTGTGGATGCGGCATCAATGACCGTGAAGCTCTGAATGTACTAATGACCTACAGTTTTATGGTACTAGAAGACTTATGTCGTCTGGGTGTTCCTTTTGATGCGGATGAAGCGGGCCAGCTTAAGCTTGGCCGGGAAGGGTTTCATTCATTTCCCAGGATTATTCATGCAGGGGGAGATGCCACTGGGGCTGCCATCGTGAACACTTTGATGCAGCGGGTACGGGAAGAACCCCAGATTTCCATTTATGAAGAGGCATTTGTTGAACAATTGGTGGTGGATGGAAACCGTTGTGTGGGTGCCATATTGTTTGCCCGGGGCGAGCATATCCTGGTGCAAAGCGCTGCTGTCGTTTTGGCTGCCGGTGGTTGCGGCCAGCTTTACAAGGAAACAACCAACAGTTTGTTCAGTACAGGAGATGGCATGGCCTTGGCCTGTGAGGCCGGGGCAGATCTGGCTGATATGGAATTTGTGCAGTTCCATCCCACGGCTTTGGCTGTACCCGTACATCCAAAACCCTTGGTCTCAGAAGCGGTACGGGGTGAGGGGGGCGTGTTGATCAATGATGACGGATACGCCTTTATGCCGGAGTATCATCCCTGGGGTGATTTGGCTCCGCGGGACGTGGTGGCCCGTGCCATTTTTGACCAGCAGCAAAAAGGACAGCACGTCTATTTGGATACGCCTCGTCTCGGACCGGTCTTTGGGGAGCGTTTCCCCACGATTTACCGGCGTTGCCTTCAACTTGGCTTTGATCCCGTTAAACAGCCGCTACCTGTCACCCCTGCTGCTCACTTTATCATGGGCGGGGTTTGGACGGATGAGTGGGGGCTCACGTCACTGGACGGATTGTATGCTTGCGGAGAGGTGGCGTGCACAGGTGTACATGGGGCTAATCGTTTGGCCAGTAATTCTCTTTTGGAGGGTTTGGTCTTTGCCAAGCGCATTAAGGAGGCACTTCAACGTGATATGGTAAGGAGACCGGCCAACATGACGGCCAGGGATGTAGTCCCCCGCTTTACAGCACAGCACTACGCTTTCTCTTTCGAGCAGCTAATAAGTCATCAGGCAACACGCAGACTGCAACAGCTGATGTGGGAGGCTGCCGGATTGGTGAGAACTGAAAGCGGGTTACGGCGACTGGAAGCGACGCTTCGCCAGTGGGAAGCTATCTGGGCTCACCATCATCCCGTGTGGACCAACATGGCCCGGGTCGCTTTGGCTATTACCCGAGCGGCTCTGGAACGAACAGAAAGCAGGGGGGCTCATTTTCGGGCGGATTACCCTTACGAACAAGAGGTATGGCAACACAAACGGACAAGGTGGAGGAGGGGCAAAGATGAATCCTCTCTTGTTGGAGGAACAATTGAAACAAGCGCTCAGTGAAGATCTGGGTTTTGGGGACCGGACTACGGAGGCGGTGGTACCGGAGGAACAGTGGGCCAGCGGTGTGGTGATGGCTAAAGGAAAAGGGGTCATGGCCGGTTTGCCTGTTTTTGAACGGGTGATGCAGCTAGTTGACCACCGGGTGGAAATAACGCCTCTCGTTAAAGAGGGTGAGCGTGTTGAACAAGGGACATCTGTGATCCGTATACAAGGACCAACGCGGGCCATTTTAACCGGAGAGCGTGTGGCGCTCAATTTTTTGCAACGTTTGTCTGGCATTGCCACTGTGACGCGCCAAGCTGTTGATTTAGTTAAAGCCTACGGGACCAAGATTGCTGATACCCGCAAGACCACACCGGGTCTACGCATGTTGGAAAAATATGCAGTCACCGTTGGAGGTGGAATTAATCACCGCCTGCGGCTGGATGACGCTGTGTTAATTAAAGATAACCATATTCATGCCGCGGGTGGGCTAAGTGAGGCAGTGCATCGGGTAAGGGAAAAAATGGGTCACACCATCTTTATCGAAGTGGAAACGGAAACCCTCGCGCAGGTGAAGGAAGCTGTGGCACTGAAGGTAAACGGCATTTTGTTGGATAACATGACCGTTCCCCAATTAAAGGAGGCAGTTGCCCTTATTCCTACTTCGATTATCAGTGAAGCTTCCGGCAATATGCGCCTGGATCATTTGGAAGCTGTGGCCCAAACCGGGGTACAGGTGATTTCTATCGGCTGGCTGACTCACTCTGCTCCATCCCTTGACCTTAGTCTTAATTTGGATGGCAGCATTAAAAAGTGAAGGGGGATCACAATGGCACATTCACAGATAACATCCTCTTCCATCTCGCCGGAGATGTTTTATCAATGGCCAGTGGATGAGATGGAAGCACGGGTGAGAGTGATTAAACAAGCCTTAGGGGATCAACTGGTTATTTTGGGTCATCACTATCAAAAGGATGAAGTGTTCCAGTTTGCTGACTTTACGGGGGACTCTTTAAAGCTGGCCCAACTGGCGGCCCAGCAGCACCAGGCATCTTACATCGTGTTTTGTGGTGTTCATTTTATGGCGGAAACAGCGGATATTTTAACCTCTGAGAACCAAACAGTGATCTTGCCTGACTTAAAAGCAGGCTGCTCTATGGCTGACATGGCCGATGATGAGCAGGTGGAAGAATGTTGGGAACTGTTAACGGGGCTGTTTGGTGAAACCGTTGTACCCATGACCTATGTGAACTCCACAGCGGCTATTAAAGCGTTTTGCGGACGGAACGGGGGCTTAACGTGCACCTCTTCCAATGCCAAAAACATGTTTCAGTGGGCTTTCAGCCACAAGGAGCGCATCTTGTTTCTGCCTGATGAACATTTAGGGCGCAACACAGCCGCCAGCCTGGGTATTCCATTGGAGGAGATGGCGGTTTACAATCCTCTGACCAGGGAACTGGAAGACGTCCAGACAAAGCTGGACCAGATTAAGGTCATCTTGTGGAAAGGTTTCTGTTCTGTCCATCAGCATTTTAAGCTGGAACATGTTCAGCGGGTCAGACAAAGGGATCCGCAGATCAAAGTGCTGGTTCATCCCGAGTGCAATTATGATGTGGTCTGTGCCGCTGATGACAGCGGTTCAACGGAGTATATCATCAGGCAGGTGCAAAACGCACCACCAGGCTCCAAATGGGCCATCGGCACAGAAGTGAATCTGGTGCAGCGCTTGGCCAAAACCCACCCTGAGCAGACCATCCGCCTGCTTAACGATATGATCTGTCCCTGTTTAACCATGAACCGGATTGACCTGCCCCACCTGCTGTGGGCATTAGAGAGTATTTATCAAGGGGATAATGTCAATCCCATTCGCGTTGAAACAGATGTTGCCCGAGAGGCCCGCATTGCCCTTGAGCGAATGTTACAAAACTCTTAAAACAAGTTGAGCCACAACCCCTCTGTCTATGATTTAAACACGGTGCTTTCCTGGAGAACTGAGCACATAAATGGCAGCAGGCATAAAACATAACACCATCAGCAACACAGCCAGTCCCTGATGGGTAAAGAAAGAGAAAACAAGCATAAAAAAAGCGAAGAAAGCAAGGCGCCCCACACACAGCCAAAATTCCCGGTACACCAAGAGTTCCATCATTTTGGTGAGCGGGTTGGCC
This window harbors:
- a CDS encoding DinB family protein; protein product: MDYRDEVLWNQLFDVRQYTLQIVENISESMIDIIPAGHHNSIRWNIGHIIYDQDVWFHHFMKDDMDVPGYYRHFFDFGTSPCTWKQEPPAWRELVEELRIQPHRLKKKFAGRLDEPLQTTTELGMGKLGEVIPRTLYHEWYHLGVIQSIKRFADSRPEDGVK
- a CDS encoding transcription repressor NadR translates to MKHMSKLLGDKRRHYLLELLKSKKKPLTGTFLAEETGVSRQVIVQDIALLKAKNEPIVATPQGYLYLSSPSPQPKRRVIACQHAFEQTERELTILVEHGVKVVDVIVEHPIYGQIQGSLMVESKKDVHDFLRKVQDNQAKLLSSLTEGVHLHTVEANDDKRIDEACQALEAEGILLKRD
- a CDS encoding cysteine desulfurase family protein, with amino-acid sequence MPRYVYLDHAATTPVDPHVWEAMKPYCLNVFGNPSSLHLFGDRADEAVHQAKREILHLLGANQGKVVLTSGGTEANNLALKGVAHMYQQQGRHIVVSAIEHDSVLSACTALEKQGFTISYIPVDSQGKINLYKLEQMLTEHTILVSVMHANNEVGTLQPIDTIGQLIKAKRLKQGTKTPFFHCDAVQTLGKIPFQVEEWGVDLLSFSAHKFYGPKGVGGLYVQRGVRLSPLLHGGGQEYGWRSGTQNVPGLIGTAYALKQSHERQPEDWNRYVKLNTTIREGLQALPGIQLTVPASLALPTHIHFLCQQIEGQALMQELSKKGIAVSTSSACHAHYWAPSHVMLAMGYNDEQAKQAVRISLGRGVTSEDIHYFLQQIKEIIRTFRSSHALS
- the nadB gene encoding L-aspartate oxidase — encoded protein: MKSYQTDVLVIGSGIAGLYAALQHSEYARVMLVTKSAWPESNSSQAQGGIAVAIGEGDSAEAHVEDTLRCGCGINDREALNVLMTYSFMVLEDLCRLGVPFDADEAGQLKLGREGFHSFPRIIHAGGDATGAAIVNTLMQRVREEPQISIYEEAFVEQLVVDGNRCVGAILFARGEHILVQSAAVVLAAGGCGQLYKETTNSLFSTGDGMALACEAGADLADMEFVQFHPTALAVPVHPKPLVSEAVRGEGGVLINDDGYAFMPEYHPWGDLAPRDVVARAIFDQQQKGQHVYLDTPRLGPVFGERFPTIYRRCLQLGFDPVKQPLPVTPAAHFIMGGVWTDEWGLTSLDGLYACGEVACTGVHGANRLASNSLLEGLVFAKRIKEALQRDMVRRPANMTARDVVPRFTAQHYAFSFEQLISHQATRRLQQLMWEAAGLVRTESGLRRLEATLRQWEAIWAHHHPVWTNMARVALAITRAALERTESRGAHFRADYPYEQEVWQHKRTRWRRGKDESSLVGGTIETSAQ
- the nadC gene encoding carboxylating nicotinate-nucleotide diphosphorylase, with amino-acid sequence MNPLLLEEQLKQALSEDLGFGDRTTEAVVPEEQWASGVVMAKGKGVMAGLPVFERVMQLVDHRVEITPLVKEGERVEQGTSVIRIQGPTRAILTGERVALNFLQRLSGIATVTRQAVDLVKAYGTKIADTRKTTPGLRMLEKYAVTVGGGINHRLRLDDAVLIKDNHIHAAGGLSEAVHRVREKMGHTIFIEVETETLAQVKEAVALKVNGILLDNMTVPQLKEAVALIPTSIISEASGNMRLDHLEAVAQTGVQVISIGWLTHSAPSLDLSLNLDGSIKK
- the nadA gene encoding quinolinate synthase NadA translates to MAHSQITSSSISPEMFYQWPVDEMEARVRVIKQALGDQLVILGHHYQKDEVFQFADFTGDSLKLAQLAAQQHQASYIVFCGVHFMAETADILTSENQTVILPDLKAGCSMADMADDEQVEECWELLTGLFGETVVPMTYVNSTAAIKAFCGRNGGLTCTSSNAKNMFQWAFSHKERILFLPDEHLGRNTAASLGIPLEEMAVYNPLTRELEDVQTKLDQIKVILWKGFCSVHQHFKLEHVQRVRQRDPQIKVLVHPECNYDVVCAADDSGSTEYIIRQVQNAPPGSKWAIGTEVNLVQRLAKTHPEQTIRLLNDMICPCLTMNRIDLPHLLWALESIYQGDNVNPIRVETDVAREARIALERMLQNS